From Terriglobales bacterium, one genomic window encodes:
- the lgt gene encoding prolipoprotein diacylglyceryl transferase, whose translation MFPRLIDFGNYGLPTYGVLAATGLLVGLMLNVRLARRDGINPDLAWNMGIVAILSAIAGAKLLFLAGDWRYYLEHPRQILTLSTLQTGGVWQGGLLAGLLAAGWYMRKHRMPALRTADAFAPGVALGHAFGRLGCFAAGCCYGKPTDLPWGVTFTHPLANALVGTPLDVPLHPTQIYEFLLELAIFTVLMWRLKRRRIEGEVMGAYLFLYGFGRYFLEFFRDDPGRGEFFGGAMSGTQILSILLVIAGGLLWMRRTPEAATASSK comes from the coding sequence ATGTTTCCCCGCCTGATCGACTTCGGCAACTACGGGCTGCCCACCTACGGCGTGCTGGCGGCGACGGGCCTGCTGGTGGGACTGATGCTCAACGTGCGGCTGGCGCGCCGTGACGGCATCAACCCCGACCTGGCCTGGAACATGGGCATCGTGGCCATTCTTTCCGCCATCGCAGGCGCCAAGCTGCTGTTTTTGGCGGGAGACTGGCGCTACTACCTCGAGCATCCCCGGCAGATCCTGACGCTTTCCACGCTGCAGACCGGAGGGGTGTGGCAGGGTGGGTTGCTTGCCGGCCTGCTGGCCGCGGGCTGGTACATGCGAAAACACCGGATGCCGGCGCTCCGGACGGCGGACGCGTTCGCGCCCGGCGTTGCGCTGGGACACGCCTTCGGACGCCTGGGTTGTTTCGCGGCCGGCTGCTGCTACGGCAAGCCCACCGACCTGCCCTGGGGCGTCACCTTCACTCATCCGCTGGCCAACGCCCTGGTGGGCACACCCCTGGACGTGCCGCTGCATCCCACGCAGATCTATGAGTTCCTGCTGGAGTTGGCGATCTTCACGGTCCTGATGTGGAGGCTGAAGCGGCGGCGCATCGAAGGCGAAGTGATGGGAGCCTACCTTTTCCTCTACGGCTTCGGACGCTACTTCCTGGAGTTTTTCCGCGACGATCCCGGCCGCGGCGAATTCTTTGGCGGAGCCATGAGCGGCACCCAGATTCTTTCTATCCTGCTGGTCATCGCGGGTGGGTTGTTGTGGATGCGGCGAACGCCCGAGGCCGCAACCGCCTCGTCCAAGTAG
- a CDS encoding RluA family pseudouridine synthase, whose amino-acid sequence MALPEPRVSFPVAPEDAGNRLDQFLTRRLAGVSRARVQELIRQGKVEVNGAAAKSSLKLRGGERVEVLGPAERPPLRAEPEEIPLDVVYEDDSLAVVNKPAGMLVHAGAGTGRGTLVNALLHRFRSLSGAGGELRPGIVHRLDKQTSGLVVVAKDDATHRALAEQFSSRQVKKRYLALVHGWLKRDAGTVEAAIHRDRLRRTRMTTRRRGGREALSRYKVLERMETPAGRFTQVEVEIATGRTHQIRVHMASLGHPVVGDTLYGAPRRLGSVPILDRNFLHAAALEFRHPKTGKVMALAAPLPAELEEFVAGLRAL is encoded by the coding sequence ATGGCGCTGCCTGAACCTCGCGTCTCATTCCCGGTTGCACCAGAAGACGCCGGGAATCGTCTGGACCAGTTTCTGACGCGGCGACTCGCCGGCGTGAGCCGGGCGCGGGTGCAGGAGCTGATCCGGCAGGGCAAAGTGGAAGTGAACGGCGCAGCGGCCAAATCCTCGCTCAAGCTGCGGGGAGGAGAGAGGGTGGAGGTGCTGGGCCCGGCAGAGCGCCCTCCGCTGCGCGCCGAGCCGGAAGAAATCCCACTCGACGTCGTGTACGAGGACGACTCGCTGGCGGTCGTCAACAAGCCCGCCGGCATGCTGGTACACGCGGGCGCCGGTACGGGCCGCGGCACGCTGGTCAACGCGCTGCTCCATCGCTTTCGCTCGCTTTCCGGCGCGGGCGGCGAGTTGCGCCCGGGCATTGTGCACCGGTTGGACAAGCAGACCAGCGGCCTAGTCGTCGTCGCCAAGGATGACGCCACGCATCGCGCGCTGGCCGAGCAGTTCTCCTCCCGGCAGGTGAAGAAGCGCTACCTGGCGCTGGTGCACGGCTGGCTGAAGCGGGACGCCGGCACCGTGGAAGCCGCCATCCATCGCGACCGCCTGCGTCGCACGCGCATGACCACACGCCGCCGCGGCGGACGCGAGGCGCTCTCACGCTACAAGGTGCTGGAGCGGATGGAGACGCCGGCCGGACGCTTCACGCAGGTGGAGGTGGAGATCGCCACCGGGCGCACGCACCAGATACGCGTGCACATGGCCTCCCTCGGCCATCCGGTGGTAGGCGACACGCTCTATGGCGCGCCGCGAAGACTGGGGTCCGTTCCGATTCTGGATCGCAATTTCCTGCACGCGGCAGCGCTCGAGTTCCGACATCCAAAGACAGGGAAAGTCATGGCGCTGGCCGCGCCGCTACCGGCCGAACTGGAGGAGTTTGTGGCGGGGTTGCGGGCGCTGTGA